Part of the Patescibacteria group bacterium genome is shown below.
TCAAAAGGAGTTGAAAAAACTAAAACGCCTTTATCTTCCGCGTATTTTTTTAGCTTTGGCTGCCAATCCCAAGGGGTATGCGCCATTTGATAAAGGCTATAAAGAGTATGTCCATCCCAATCCGGATTACTGGATTTAACCTGAAAATACTTGTTCTTGCAGTCAAGAGTAATTGTATCTGCGGTATAGGTTTGCAATTTAACGGCATCCACTCCAGCTTCCACGGCAGAGTCTATAATTTTTAACGCTCTTTTATAAGATTGATTATGATTACCTGATATTTCGGCAATAATAAATACAGGATTGCCTGGTCCAATCTTTCTTTTGCCCCCGGGTGTATTTACTGTAATATCTAGCATAATTATTTAAGTCTATATACTCCATTATTAATATCTTTTACCCCTTGTTTTTCAAGTTCAATTCTTTTTTTAATTTTTTTACTTTTGTAGGCTTTTTCAATAGTGGTTTTCCATTGTTTTGGGCTATATTTTAAAAGTATATCTTCGGCTGAT
Proteins encoded:
- a CDS encoding N-acetylneuraminate synthase family protein, with the translated sequence MLDITVNTPGGKRKIGPGNPVFIIAEISGNHNQSYKRALKIIDSAVEAGVDAVKLQTYTADTITLDCKNKYFQVKSSNPDWDGHTLYSLYQMAHTPWDWQPKLKKYAEDKGVLVFSTPF